The Fulvivirga maritima genome segment GACCATGGTTATCAATCATCTGATTAGTAATGATACCATTCGGAATATACATCACAGAATTTCTGAAAGTTCTGATTCTGGTAGATCTAAAACCTACTTCTTCAACAGTACCATCTACATTACCTGAGGTAATCCAGTCACCAACCTGAAACGGCCTGTCTACAAAAATTAATAAGGAACCGAAAAAGTTTTTAATGGTATCTTGTGCAGCCAAAGCAAAAGCCAAACCTCCTATGGATAACCCTGCTATTAGTCCTGTAATATCAAACTCCAGATTATCTAATATAAAAAGCCCGCCTACTATCACTACAAAGGTCTTAAGCACCTTCCTTAAAAGAGGTACCAGCTGATCATCCAGAGTACTCTCCGTTTTGTCTGCCAGCTTAGCCAGGTAAATGCATATGATGTCAACCATCTTATACAAAAACACTATAGCAAAAATAGGCCAAATAGCTCTGAGTGCCAGTATCACATATTTGCTCATAGTAATAGGCAGCTGTAGTACCGGCACAAATAAAATGAGCAAAGGAAATATTACCAGAAAACTGATAGGCCTAGCCACCGGTATAATCACTTCATCTGCTAACTTTTTGTATCCGAACTTAAATAAGAGCTGAAGTATTAATTTTTCGATGAGAAAAGTAAAGAGTTTATGTAATACAAAGGCCATAAATATAAGTATCAACAGCCCGATCATCTGCCAGATATAAAGGCCCAATACTTTTTTACTTCCAAAAGAAGGCAGTAGTTCTAACAGCTTATCGGTACCAAAAGGATATACTTCATCATGCCATTTTGAAATATTTCTAACCGCCTTCTTAGAGAAATACCAGCGCTTACCCACCTTTTCCACATATAATTCCGGATACTTCTTGGTGAGATAATATCTGTGCTTATTGGTTAAACTGTCTCTATAGTTAGCCGTATGAGGCACTTCATCTAAGTCGATGAAAATAGCATTACCATCCAGCACCTGCTTTAATTTTATGGCCAGACTTTTAGCTTCTTTAGCATCAACTTGCTCAGAGTTAAAAGTCTTAGCAGCCACTTCCGGGTGGTAGTTGTCGTCCTGCAAAAAGCTTAGATGAGTGTAAATAGTGTTATAAGGGGTAGATAAACTATACTCTAGTGGATCTTCGGCCTCAGAATCATCCTGTGCTACAGAATAGATAGAAACTAAAATAAGACTTAAAAAAATCAAAAACCTTCTCATGAATATTAGAAGTTAAAACTCGGTTATTATAAATGATTTGCCAGAAATACTATAAACTTGGTACTTATTATTATTTTCGAAAAACAGCGTAGCTATTTCAAACTCACTATCTAAAGGCTGAGCATTTACTAACTCGCCATTCTGATCATAGATATATGTAAACCCTTGCTGTTGATCGGTAATTGCATAAATTTTATTATCTGGGCTGAAATTGTAGAATTGAACTTTAAGCTCTCCAGAACTTAAATAATCTTTTGACAGAATTTCTTCACCTTTAGTATTCAAAAGCACCACTCTACCTAAATCCTGCCTTACTATTAAATATGTCTTGCTCAATGCATCTTGCACTAGCTGAAAAGAAGTTTGCTTAGTAGGTTGATACAATTGATCAGATTTAAGCACTTTACCTTCCAAATTCATTTGAATGAGCTTTCCTTCTCTGGAAAGCAATGTGAGTACAGTTTTAGAAAAATCCGATCCATATTGTAAAAATGGCTTCGTATCAAACCTAACTCCCAGTTTTAAAGGAAACCCTTTCATCATTTCCCCTCTTCTATTCATCACATTCACGTTACCATCTTGCTGTATGGCTACAATACAATCACGGCCTCTTACCCTAACATGAAAAGGGGCTGTAGCCAGCTTTCCTGTCGTCTCTCTTGGTGTCCAGCCTTCAAGGGCTACACCTTCCTTGTTATATAAATAAAGATTGCCCCGCTCCGTTCCTATTAAGAATCGATAGCGCTTAGACTTATCATAATCAACCACAGATGCAAACTGAATCCTATCCGCTTCTACCTTTACAGGATACCCATCAATGTAATTTCCTAATCGATCTATAATATGCATTCTCTCTGGTGTAGCAAAGAAATATTGAAGTTTACCATTTTTATAAAAGTCCACTTGCTCTACATCCGATATAATAGGCTGACCTATAGAATCTATCCATAGTAATTCGCCTTCTGATGATATCAATGAAATGTTATAAGCAGAATCCTGAACAAAAGTCTCTAACGAATTATCAACATGATTTTTAACTACAAATGGCTTAGTAATAAGAGGGATATTGCTTTCATAACTAACCAGAGGTTTAAAATATTGATTTTTAACAATGTACTGCTGCTTCTCAAATGCAAGTGCCAAACTGGTGTAAAAGCTATCATCTAATCTACTAAACTGTAATGACCCTAACCGAAAGCCTTTAAAAATAGCACCATACTTCTGGGCATATTCCCTCCAGGATGGATCTAAATCGGCCAACAGTCC includes the following:
- a CDS encoding mechanosensitive ion channel family protein, whose amino-acid sequence is MRRFLIFLSLILVSIYSVAQDDSEAEDPLEYSLSTPYNTIYTHLSFLQDDNYHPEVAAKTFNSEQVDAKEAKSLAIKLKQVLDGNAIFIDLDEVPHTANYRDSLTNKHRYYLTKKYPELYVEKVGKRWYFSKKAVRNISKWHDEVYPFGTDKLLELLPSFGSKKVLGLYIWQMIGLLILIFMAFVLHKLFTFLIEKLILQLLFKFGYKKLADEVIIPVARPISFLVIFPLLILFVPVLQLPITMSKYVILALRAIWPIFAIVFLYKMVDIICIYLAKLADKTESTLDDQLVPLLRKVLKTFVVIVGGLFILDNLEFDITGLIAGLSIGGLAFALAAQDTIKNFFGSLLIFVDRPFQVGDWITSGNVDGTVEEVGFRSTRIRTFRNSVMYIPNGIITNQMIDNHGLRVYRRFNTNIALTYDTPPELIEVFVEGLKEVVKKHPETRKDYFEIHFNDMADSSLNIMFYIFFKVPSWSDELRARHEVLLEVVKLAEALGVNFAFPTQTLHVETFPEKKGNSPEYVKASSELKNKLEDYLKKNKN